The genomic region CGGTATCGCGCCGGAAGCACCGCGTCAGACCTCGAGTCGAATCACGCAGTCAGCTTGCGGCGGCCCTTGCTCCGGCGGTTGGCCACGATGGCCCGCCCGGCACGGGTCCGCATCCGCAGCCGGAACCCATGCACGCGCGCCCGGCGCCGGTTGTTCGGCTGGAAGGTCCGCTTGCCCTTGGCCACGGCTGTCTCTCCTCGTTGCGTCTGGCGCCCGCCGCCACACCGAAGCAATGCGGTTTCGGTGCAGACGCGGTCGCCGTTGATAAGCTCGGTCGTCTCGCTAGCCGGCGCGGTCTCCAGCCGATGCTGGTCGCAGCCGTATCGCCACTTGCGGGCGACTGTTCGAGGGTACTGAGCAGATTTCGCTGGGTCAAACCGCTCGAATCGGTGTGTAACCGACCACATTCGTATCACCCGTCACCCCCGATCACCTCGGAGAAATCTGCTCCAGTCCAATGTCCTCGAACGGTTGGCACCCGCCGAGAAAACTGTTAGCTTCTGCCAATGCCGATTCGATAACGAAGCGGCGACAGACAACGAAGCGGGGACGTCCCGCGAGTCGTGAGCCCACGGTGCGGCCATCCCGCGCGCACTGTGCCGCGCCCCGATTCGCGATGTTTCTGCTGAAAGACAACCGAGCGGCGGCGGCGGTCCTGTTATCCACAGACTGTGGATAACTTTGTGGACAGATCGTCACCGTCCCCTTGGTCGTCTTTTTGATCGGCGGTGAAGGGGGTGCTCGTCT from Mycolicibacterium phlei harbors:
- the rpmH gene encoding 50S ribosomal protein L34, with amino-acid sequence MAKGKRTFQPNNRRRARVHGFRLRMRTRAGRAIVANRRSKGRRKLTA